Proteins found in one Populus alba chromosome 14, ASM523922v2, whole genome shotgun sequence genomic segment:
- the LOC118037099 gene encoding 1-aminocyclopropane-1-carboxylate synthase 3, producing MKLLSRKATCNTHGQDSSYFLGWQEYEKNPYDEIKNPTGIIQMGLAENQLSFDLLESWLANNQDAAGFKKDGQSIFRELALFQDYHGLPAFKKALVEFMAEIRGNKVTFDQNKIVLTAGATSANETLMFCLAEPGEAFLLPTPYYPGFDRDLKWRTGVEIVPIQCKSSNGFQITAPALEDAFQEAQKRNLRVKGVLVTNPSNPLGTTITRRELNLLLSLITEKGIHLISDEIYSGTVFNSPGFVSVMEVLKDMKCESSQVWNRVHVVYSLSKDLGLPGFRVGAIYSNDDMVVSAATKMSSFGLVSSQTQYLLAALLSDKKFTRNYISENQKRLKQRQKLLVQGLQKAGISCLKSNASLFCWVNMKHLLSSNTFDAEMELWKKIVHQVKLNISPGSSCHCTEPGWFRVCFANMSEETLNLAIQRLKSFVESMNINNQSHHQLLKNSRRKSLTKWVLRLSFDHDREPEER from the exons ATGAAGTTGCTGTCTAGAAAAGCCACGTGTAATACTCACGGCCAAGATTCCTCTTACTTCCTAGGATGGCAGGAATACGAGAAGAACCCATACGATGAGATCAAGAATCCAACAGGCATCATTCAGATGGGTCTTGCAGAGAATCAG CTCTCTTTTGATCTTCTTGAGTCATGGCTTGCTAATAACCAGGACGCAGCTGGGTTCAAAAAAGATGGGCAATCCATATTTAGAGAGCTTGCTCTTTTCCAAGATTATCATGGGCTTCCGGCGTTCAAGAAA GCATTGGTGGAATTCATGGCTGAAATAAGAGGCAACAAAGTAACCtttgatcaaaacaaaataGTACTCACTGCTGGTGCAACTTCGGCTAATGAGACTCTCATGTTCTGCCTTGCCGAACCCGGGGAGGCCTTTCTTCTTCCCACTCCATACTACCCGGG ATTTGATAGAGATCTCAAGTGGAGAACTGGGGTTGAGATTGTACCAATTCAATGTAAAAGCTCAAATGGCTTCCAAATCACTGCACCAGCCCTTGAAGATGCCTTTCAGGAAGCCCAAAAAAGAAACCTGAGGGTCAAGGGTGTCTTGGTCACAAACCCGTCAAACCCTTTGGGGACTACAATAACCCGCCGTGAATTGAATCTTCTTTTAAGCTTGATCACCGAAAAGGGCATTCATCTAATAAGCGATGAAATTTATTCGGGCACAGTTTTTAACTCTCCAGGGTTTGTAAGTGTCATGGAGGTTTTGAAGGATATGAAATGTGAAAGCTCTCAAGTTTGGAATAGAGTTCATGTTGTGTATAGTCTGTCAAAGGATCTTGGTCTCCCTGGCTTTAGAGTTGGTGCAATTTACTCCAACGATGACATGGTTGTATCAGCAGCAACTAAAATGTCCAGCTTCGGTTTAGTGTCTTCTCAAACTCAATATCTTCTTGCTGCTCTGCTCTCTGATAAAAAGTTCACGAGGAATTATATCTCTGAGAATCAAAAGAGGCTTAAACAACGTCAAAAATTGCTCGTCCAGGGCCTTCAAAAGGCAGGAATCAGCTGCCTCAAGAGCAATGCAAGCTTGTTTTGTTGGGTTAACATGAAGCATCTCTTGAGTTCTAACACGTTTGACGCAGAAATGGAGCTTTGGAAAAAGATTGTTCATCAAGTTAAGCTCAATATCTCTCCTGGTTCTTCTTGCCATTGCACCGAGCCAGGTTGGTTTCGAGTATGCTTTGCTAACATGTCTGAAGAAACACTAAACCTTGCTATCCAACGATTGAAGTCTTTTGTGGAGTCCATGAACATTAATAATCAAAGCCATCACCAACTGCTGAAAAACTCAAGAAGAAAGTCCCTCACCAAGTGGGTCTTACGGCTATCCTTTGATCATGACCGTGAGCCTGAGGAACGATAG